TTTCGCCGCCCGGCGGCACGCTAACGGCCGGCTTTCCGCCGAAAGTCACCCGCGCCTCCGTCCCAGGCTGGACGGCCGCGCCGGCACCCGATCGCGCGATCCGTAACTCGTCAATGACAAGCGGCGCTTTCCCGTACGCATTACTTATATGGATGCGTGCGACCTCGCCAGAAAGCGTCGGATACACAATCTGCCGAAGCGTCCGCTCCGCAACGTCAGGCGTCCGATACAACGGCGGCGGATTGGATATTTGCGGAATCGGCTGGAGCGCGGTCGCCCAGGCGGTGACCCAGGGCGTCGGACTATCGGCGGCGGAAACGGGAGCCGACGCCAGCAGAAAGGAAGACAGAACCGCGCCACACACGACGGCGAGAGAACGAGTGGTCATTGAGACTGATCGGTGAAAAATGGTTGAGGACACAAGCCGCCCATTGTGCACGATTGCATAGTGCAAACCCCTACCCTGCTATCTCGAAAAATTTATTAACCGACCGGACGGTTGGTTTATACTGCCGAACACACACTTACTCATGACGAGAGCGTTCTACATGTACACGCAATCCCTCGACATCCCCGGCAACGTCGCTCCGCTCGACGCGGCTGCCAGCTCACCCGAGCAGGCCCGTTTCGACGCGGTGATGGAAGCCGACGGCAAGATCGAACCGCAAGACTGGATGCCCGACGCGTACCGCAAGACGCTCGTGCGCCAGATCTCACAGCACGCGCACTCGGAAATCGTCGGCATGCTGCCGGAAGGAAACTGGATCACGCGTGCGCCGAGCCTGAAGCGCAAGGCGATCCTGCTGGCAAAGGTGCAGGACGAAGGCGGCCACGGTCTCTATCTGTATAGCGCGGCTGAAACGCTCGGCGTGTCGCGCGACCAGATGATCGACGGGCTGCACTCCGGCAAGGCGAAGTACTCGAGCATCTTTAATTACCCGACGCCGACCTGGGCGGACGTCGGCGTGATCGGCTGGCTGGTCGACGGCGCGGCGATCATGAACCAGATTCCGCTGTGCCGCTGTACGTATGGTCCGTATGCACGCGCAATGATCCGTATCTGCAAGGAAGAGTCGTTCCATCAACGCCAGGGCTTCGACGCACTGCTCGCAATGATGAAAGGCACCGACGCGCAGCGCGAACTGGTCCAGCAGGCCGTGAACCGCTGGTGGTATCCGGTGCTGATGATGTTCGGCCCGAGCGACAAGGATTCCGTCCACAGCAACCAGTCGGCCAAGTGGGGCATCAAGCGCATCACCAACGACGACCTGCGTCAGAAATTCGTCGACGCGACCGTCGAGCAGGCGAAGGTGCTGGGCGTCACGCTGCCGGACCCGAACTTGAAGTGGAACGAAGAGCGCGCCCACTACGACTACAGCGACCTCGACTGGGATGAATTCTGGCGAGTAGTGAACGGCGATGGCCCGTGCAACAAAGAACGCCTCGCCACGCGCGTGAAGGCGCACAACGACGGCGCCTGGGTCCGCGAAGCCGCGCTCGCCCATGCCGAAAAACAGCGCCAGCGCGCGCAGCAACACGCCGCCTGAGTGGCGCCCCCGAATCTGGAAGGACTGGAAGGAGATAGCGATGAACAAGGAATGGCCGATCTGGGAAGTCTTCGTGCGCAGCAAGCAGGGACTCGACCATAAACATTGCGGCAGCCTGCACGCGTCGGACGCGTCGATGGCGCTGCGCATGGCGCGCGACGTCTACACGCGCCGCCAGGAAGGCGTCAGCATCTGGGTGGTGCCGTCTTCGGCGATCACGGCATCGGCGCCCGACGACAAGGCGGAACTGTTCGAACCGGCGGGCGACAAGATCTATCGCCATCCGACGTTCTATCAGCTGCCCGACGAAGTCAACCACATGTAAGCGCGAGTCATGACTATCACGCCCCAACACCTCGCCTACGTGCTGCGCCTCGCCGACACTGCGCTGATCCTCGGTCAGCGCAACGC
The DNA window shown above is from Paraburkholderia sp. PGU19 and carries:
- the paaB gene encoding 1,2-phenylacetyl-CoA epoxidase subunit PaaB encodes the protein MNKEWPIWEVFVRSKQGLDHKHCGSLHASDASMALRMARDVYTRRQEGVSIWVVPSSAITASAPDDKAELFEPAGDKIYRHPTFYQLPDEVNHM
- the paaA gene encoding 1,2-phenylacetyl-CoA epoxidase subunit PaaA; its protein translation is MYTQSLDIPGNVAPLDAAASSPEQARFDAVMEADGKIEPQDWMPDAYRKTLVRQISQHAHSEIVGMLPEGNWITRAPSLKRKAILLAKVQDEGGHGLYLYSAAETLGVSRDQMIDGLHSGKAKYSSIFNYPTPTWADVGVIGWLVDGAAIMNQIPLCRCTYGPYARAMIRICKEESFHQRQGFDALLAMMKGTDAQRELVQQAVNRWWYPVLMMFGPSDKDSVHSNQSAKWGIKRITNDDLRQKFVDATVEQAKVLGVTLPDPNLKWNEERAHYDYSDLDWDEFWRVVNGDGPCNKERLATRVKAHNDGAWVREAALAHAEKQRQRAQQHAA